One window of the Candidatus Phycorickettsia trachydisci genome contains the following:
- the atpA gene encoding F0F1 ATP synthase subunit alpha, whose translation MQIKLDEFVSTLERQLKDIDFSSKLEEVGYVLAVSDGIVKAYGLAGVEIGEIVEFEAGVKGLVLNLEEDSVGIVVMGSEVGIVEGSLIKRHNTVLQTKVGQGFLGRVVNALGEPIDGKGPIVAEESRVIEGNAPDIISRQSVSQPMQTGIKIIDSLIPIGKGQRELIIGDRQTGKTTIAIDTIINQKNAHNNSNEDEKVYCIYVAIGQKRSSVAQVVKELSDSGAMPYTIVVAATASESAALQFIAPYTGCTLGEYFRDKGKHALVIYDNLSSHAVAYRQMSLLLRRPPGREAYPGDIFYLHSRLLERAAKLSDDKGAGSLTALPIVETQAGDVSAYIPTNIISITDGQIFLESELFFKGIRPAVNVGISVSRIGSAAQVKAMKQVSASTKLELAQYREKAAFAQFGSDLDSATLKLLRKGAMLTELLKQEQYSPLLVEEQVVILYAASKEMALDIPVNKVQDFKTELLKAMKLLRSDLLEKIRTKKALDQDLMKELDEFLSHFRKENSTFFSA comes from the coding sequence ATGCAGATTAAATTAGATGAATTCGTATCGACGTTAGAAAGACAACTAAAAGATATAGATTTTTCGTCCAAATTGGAGGAAGTTGGTTACGTTTTAGCCGTAAGTGACGGTATTGTGAAGGCTTATGGTCTAGCGGGTGTTGAAATAGGAGAAATTGTAGAGTTTGAAGCTGGCGTTAAAGGTTTGGTCTTGAACCTTGAAGAAGACAGTGTTGGTATCGTGGTGATGGGTAGTGAGGTTGGTATTGTAGAGGGAAGTTTAATTAAAAGACACAATACAGTACTTCAAACAAAAGTAGGGCAGGGTTTTTTGGGCAGAGTTGTAAATGCCTTAGGTGAGCCTATTGATGGTAAGGGGCCTATAGTTGCTGAAGAAAGTAGAGTTATAGAAGGTAATGCGCCCGATATTATCTCCCGTCAAAGCGTGAGTCAGCCAATGCAAACCGGTATTAAGATTATAGATTCACTTATTCCCATAGGTAAAGGTCAAAGAGAGCTTATTATTGGTGATAGACAGACAGGTAAGACTACAATTGCAATTGATACAATCATCAACCAAAAAAATGCTCATAATAATAGTAATGAGGATGAAAAGGTATACTGTATATATGTTGCAATAGGACAGAAAAGATCTAGTGTTGCGCAAGTCGTAAAAGAATTATCTGATTCAGGTGCAATGCCTTATACTATAGTTGTAGCAGCAACTGCTTCTGAGAGTGCTGCTTTGCAATTTATTGCTCCATATACGGGATGTACATTAGGGGAGTATTTTAGGGATAAAGGAAAACATGCGCTTGTAATTTATGATAACCTAAGTAGCCATGCTGTTGCATATAGGCAGATGTCATTATTGCTTCGTAGGCCTCCTGGGCGTGAGGCATACCCTGGTGATATTTTTTATCTGCATTCAAGATTGCTTGAGCGTGCTGCAAAGCTGTCTGACGACAAGGGTGCCGGTTCATTAACCGCTCTTCCTATAGTTGAAACTCAGGCGGGTGACGTATCTGCTTATATTCCAACTAACATTATTTCTATTACGGATGGTCAAATTTTTCTTGAGAGTGAGTTATTTTTTAAGGGTATCAGGCCTGCTGTAAACGTTGGTATATCTGTAAGTCGTATTGGCTCAGCTGCCCAGGTAAAAGCGATGAAACAAGTCTCAGCTTCAACTAAGTTGGAATTGGCTCAATATAGAGAAAAGGCAGCTTTTGCTCAGTTTGGATCAGATTTAGATAGCGCAACCTTAAAATTATTAAGAAAAGGTGCAATGCTTACAGAGTTATTGAAGCAGGAGCAATACAGCCCGTTGCTAGTAGAAGAACAGGTTGTGATACTTTATGCGGCTTCAAAAGAAATGGCTCTTGATATACCTGTAAACAAAGTTCAGGATTTTAAAACAGAATTATTGAAAGCTATGAAGCTTTTAAGGAGTGACCTTTTAGAAAAAATCCGTACCAAAAAAGCCTTAGATCAGGATCTTATGAAAGAATTAGATGAGTTTTTATCTCACTTTAGAAAGGAAAATTCAACTTTTTTTAGCGCATAA
- the atpG gene encoding ATP synthase F1 subunit gamma, producing MPSLKDFKKRIHSIGATQKLTRAMQLIAANKLSKYHHMYLDNLELKNLSQHILTKILSVNPNIPKSGQHPDKQLAVLITSDKGLCGGYNANVVKHFKSDLAKLIEGDTQLIVIGKKGQKYFKDFENIEFYSNHLADYRALADELADKMVEAVSGSLCGVSIYFNNFKNFVTHDYYEQVCWPIEIEERQDDYILDGVSYTDALRMYFKTSIISALLSSATSELSARMIAMDNASKNAESLIDKLTLQFNRSRQELITKELIEIISGAEAL from the coding sequence ATGCCAAGTTTAAAGGATTTTAAAAAGAGAATTCATAGTATTGGCGCAACCCAGAAGCTAACGCGTGCAATGCAGCTTATTGCCGCTAATAAATTGTCTAAATATCATCACATGTATTTAGATAATCTGGAGCTAAAAAATTTATCTCAACACATACTTACTAAAATTTTGTCTGTAAATCCTAATATTCCTAAATCAGGTCAGCATCCTGATAAACAGTTGGCTGTTTTGATCACTTCTGATAAAGGTTTATGCGGAGGGTATAATGCTAATGTTGTAAAGCATTTTAAATCCGATCTTGCTAAACTTATAGAAGGTGATACCCAGCTGATTGTTATAGGTAAAAAGGGTCAAAAATATTTTAAAGATTTTGAAAATATAGAATTCTATTCTAATCATCTTGCTGACTACAGGGCTCTTGCTGATGAGCTTGCCGATAAAATGGTCGAGGCTGTTTCGGGTAGTCTTTGTGGGGTTTCGATTTATTTTAATAATTTCAAAAATTTTGTTACTCATGATTACTATGAGCAAGTATGTTGGCCAATTGAGATTGAAGAAAGACAAGATGATTATATTTTAGATGGAGTGTCTTATACAGATGCTTTGAGAATGTATTTTAAAACAAGTATAATCAGCGCTTTGCTTTCCAGTGCAACTAGTGAATTATCTGCTAGGATGATAGCTATGGATAATGCAAGTAAAAATGCTGAAAGTTTAATAGATAAGTTGACTTTGCAATTTAATAGAAGTCGTCAAGAACTAATTACAAAAGAATTAATAGAAATTATTTCGGGTGCCGAAGCTTTATGA
- the atpD gene encoding F0F1 ATP synthase subunit beta: MSKNIGKITQIISAVVDVAFENHLPNILSALECDNGGHKIILEVVQHLGDKNVRCIAMQSTTGLKRGLEVVDTGKKITVPVGKATLGRIMNVIGDPIDNKGPITSEEYREIHQEPPAFTEQSTQREILVTGIKVIDLLAPYVKGGKIGLFGGAGVGKTVLIMELINNIAKAHGGYTVFAGVGERTREGNDLYHEMIASGVIDIKDSQKSKVSLVYGQMNEPPGARARVALTGLTVAESFRDLDGGQDVLLFVDNIFRFTQAGSEVSALLGRIPSAVGYQPTLATDMGALQERITSTHTGSITSVQAIYVPADDLTDPAPATSFAHLDATTVLSRDIAALGIYPAVDPLDSTSQLLSESYIGEEHYSIAREVQRVLQTYKSLQDIIAILGIDELSEEDKLIVARARKIQRFLSQPFYVAEAFTGIKGKFVSLENTIAGFKALVNGDYDHLPESAFYMIGSIDEAVEKARNMQL; encoded by the coding sequence ATGAGTAAAAATATTGGTAAAATAACACAAATTATATCAGCTGTAGTTGATGTTGCTTTTGAGAATCATCTACCTAACATCTTGAGTGCTCTTGAGTGCGATAATGGAGGGCATAAAATTATCTTGGAAGTTGTGCAACATCTTGGAGATAAGAATGTGCGTTGTATTGCGATGCAATCAACTACCGGTCTCAAACGTGGTTTGGAGGTAGTAGATACTGGTAAGAAAATCACGGTGCCTGTTGGTAAAGCTACTTTGGGCCGGATTATGAATGTTATAGGTGATCCAATTGATAATAAAGGTCCTATTACTTCTGAAGAGTATCGTGAAATTCACCAAGAGCCTCCAGCTTTTACTGAGCAATCTACTCAAAGAGAGATACTTGTGACGGGCATTAAGGTTATCGACCTACTTGCTCCTTATGTAAAAGGTGGAAAGATTGGACTATTTGGTGGCGCTGGTGTTGGTAAGACTGTTCTTATTATGGAGCTTATTAATAACATCGCAAAAGCTCATGGTGGTTATACTGTGTTTGCTGGGGTAGGTGAGAGAACTCGTGAAGGTAATGACCTTTATCATGAGATGATCGCAAGTGGTGTTATTGATATAAAAGATTCTCAAAAATCTAAAGTATCTTTGGTATATGGTCAGATGAATGAGCCTCCTGGAGCAAGGGCTAGGGTTGCGTTAACTGGACTTACGGTTGCTGAGTCTTTCAGGGATTTAGATGGAGGGCAGGACGTTTTGTTATTCGTAGATAATATTTTCCGTTTTACTCAAGCCGGATCTGAAGTATCGGCTCTTTTGGGACGTATTCCTTCTGCGGTAGGTTATCAACCAACTTTGGCAACTGATATGGGTGCACTGCAAGAACGTATTACGTCTACTCATACGGGATCTATTACTTCTGTACAAGCCATTTACGTACCTGCAGACGACTTAACTGATCCGGCTCCTGCTACATCATTTGCTCACTTAGATGCAACAACGGTGCTAAGTCGTGATATTGCTGCACTTGGTATATATCCGGCGGTTGATCCTTTAGACAGTACTTCGCAGTTATTGTCTGAAAGCTATATTGGCGAAGAGCATTATTCTATTGCTAGAGAAGTTCAAAGAGTTCTGCAAACTTATAAATCCTTGCAGGATATTATTGCGATTTTAGGTATTGACGAGTTATCGGAGGAAGATAAATTAATTGTTGCAAGAGCACGTAAAATTCAAAGATTTTTATCTCAGCCATTTTATGTTGCAGAAGCTTTCACTGGTATTAAAGGTAAGTTTGTATCTTTAGAAAATACAATTGCGGGATTTAAGGCGCTTGTAAATGGGGATTATGATCATTTGCCAGAAAGTGCATTTTATATGATCGGCTCAATTGATGAGGCTGTAGAAAAAGCAAGAAATATGCAATTATAA
- a CDS encoding F0F1 ATP synthase subunit epsilon, with protein sequence MLKLTLFAPLGGKHTQEADMILLPTINGQIGVLKGHIALMASLQFGLIVLRDAKGLVLGSFYIDGGEVEVKDDHVKVLCNDFVDAKKCDKAFLEKQISSYPKKVSFYQSILNIVAKAAA encoded by the coding sequence ATGTTAAAATTAACTCTTTTCGCCCCACTTGGTGGTAAACATACTCAAGAAGCTGATATGATTTTACTTCCTACAATTAATGGGCAGATAGGTGTTTTGAAAGGCCATATAGCTTTGATGGCCAGTTTGCAATTTGGCCTTATAGTTTTGAGAGATGCAAAAGGTTTAGTGCTTGGTTCTTTTTATATTGATGGAGGCGAAGTTGAAGTTAAAGATGATCATGTTAAGGTTTTATGTAATGATTTTGTTGATGCAAAAAAATGTGATAAAGCGTTTTTAGAAAAACAAATATCAAGTTATCCTAAAAAAGTAAGCTTTTATCAAAGCATTTTAAATATTGTTGCAAAAGCTGCCGCATGA
- a CDS encoding 6-carboxytetrahydropterin synthase produces the protein MFSCSITVHFDAAHRVIGHKGKCVDLHGHRYVLEVSIRARQLDQLGMVIDFSDLKQIIYGWINQNFDHTVILSTNDQELGEAISKITKQKIYYLPYNPTAENIAYHFKNDILSNILDTKDLRIGKVRLYETPSCWVEV, from the coding sequence ATATTTAGTTGTAGCATCACCGTACACTTTGACGCAGCTCATAGAGTTATTGGTCATAAAGGTAAATGTGTAGATCTCCATGGTCACCGTTATGTTCTTGAGGTAAGTATCAGAGCTAGACAACTTGATCAGTTAGGAATGGTGATAGACTTTTCTGATCTAAAACAAATCATTTATGGCTGGATTAACCAAAATTTTGATCATACGGTGATACTGTCTACAAATGATCAGGAGTTAGGAGAAGCTATATCTAAAATTACGAAACAAAAAATTTATTATCTCCCTTATAATCCAACAGCAGAAAATATTGCGTATCATTTTAAAAATGACATACTAAGCAATATTCTGGATACGAAAGACTTAAGAATAGGGAAAGTCAGGTTATATGAAACTCCTAGCTGTTGGGTTGAAGTTTAG
- the alr gene encoding alanine racemase has product MDKRAVAVLSTSNLIHNLNVIKSCSRGAKIIAMVKANAYGHGIRSVSLRIAPLVDALGVASVEEAMILRNGLNIKTPIILMQGVLEQYDLILASNNDLDVVLHNHAQLDWFLNLDLKQKLKVWIKVNTGLGRLGFPVSEVYKVYEAVMKSGKVLGPVRIISHFACADDPNHELNYKQIGLFQNIVDTIDAEFSLCNSAGIFNFPDYVFDYVRPGLALYGASPVLGKMASEFDLRPVMTVSTILTSIQKFKKGDYIGYGGLYVCPEDMLVGIASFGYGDGYPMNNEGRAQVLVNDKLCSVIGKVSMDMIAMDLRECPNARVGDKVILWGEGLPVEALASQTHNSPYNLLTGVQNRVKFIWQ; this is encoded by the coding sequence ATGGACAAAAGGGCTGTAGCAGTTCTATCGACAAGTAATTTGATACATAACTTGAATGTTATAAAGTCTTGCTCTAGAGGAGCTAAGATTATAGCTATGGTTAAAGCGAATGCTTACGGTCATGGTATTAGGTCCGTTTCTCTTCGTATAGCTCCGCTTGTTGATGCTTTAGGTGTTGCATCGGTTGAAGAAGCTATGATTCTTAGAAATGGCCTTAACATTAAAACTCCTATTATCCTTATGCAGGGGGTATTAGAGCAGTATGATTTAATTTTAGCATCCAATAATGATTTAGATGTAGTATTGCATAATCATGCTCAGCTAGATTGGTTCTTAAATTTAGATCTCAAGCAAAAGCTTAAGGTATGGATTAAAGTAAACACGGGCTTGGGAAGATTAGGATTTCCTGTGAGTGAGGTTTATAAAGTATACGAGGCTGTGATGAAAAGTGGTAAAGTTTTAGGGCCCGTAAGGATAATTTCTCATTTTGCCTGTGCTGATGACCCTAACCATGAGCTAAACTATAAGCAGATTGGATTATTTCAAAATATTGTGGATACAATTGATGCTGAATTTAGTTTATGTAATTCAGCTGGTATTTTTAATTTTCCAGATTATGTTTTTGACTATGTGCGTCCAGGTTTAGCTCTTTATGGTGCAAGTCCCGTTTTAGGTAAAATGGCTAGTGAATTTGATCTGAGACCGGTGATGACGGTTAGTACTATTTTAACCTCCATACAAAAATTTAAAAAAGGTGATTATATAGGATACGGAGGTCTTTATGTATGTCCTGAAGATATGCTTGTTGGTATAGCTTCTTTTGGCTATGGAGATGGCTATCCTATGAATAATGAAGGTAGAGCACAAGTTTTAGTAAATGATAAATTGTGTAGCGTAATAGGTAAGGTTTCGATGGATATGATAGCTATGGATTTACGAGAATGTCCGAATGCAAGAGTAGGTGATAAGGTTATTTTGTGGGGAGAGGGTTTGCCTGTTGAGGCTTTAGCATCACAAACTCATAACAGTCCTTATAATTTGCTTACGGGGGTTCAAAATAGGGTAAAATTTATCTGGCAATAA
- a CDS encoding metal ABC transporter ATP-binding protein: protein MNKTLIEFLDVTKYYDKRLVLEKISFKIEEKSIVTLVGPNGAGKTTVSKLMVDIEKPTSGSIYKSPDITLGYVPQKININANLPVKVLSLIEMLTNHKNYDPEILKFAQVDSVKNHDISELSGGQLRRVFLTACLLNKANLIILDEPTKELDIMGQKDLYTLIQNLRNEFGITIFIISHDLHTVVQESDYVLCLNKHLCCYGKPYADNVLESIGFYKHSHNHSHS from the coding sequence TTGAATAAAACGTTAATAGAATTTTTAGATGTTACCAAATACTACGATAAGAGGTTAGTATTAGAGAAGATAAGTTTTAAGATTGAAGAAAAAAGTATTGTAACTTTAGTGGGACCAAATGGTGCTGGTAAGACTACTGTATCCAAATTGATGGTGGATATCGAAAAACCCACAAGTGGATCAATTTACAAAAGTCCTGATATTACTTTAGGTTATGTGCCTCAAAAAATTAATATTAACGCAAATCTTCCTGTAAAGGTTTTAAGTTTAATTGAAATGCTGACAAATCATAAAAATTATGATCCAGAGATATTAAAATTTGCGCAGGTAGATAGTGTTAAAAATCATGATATATCAGAGCTTTCAGGTGGACAGCTTAGAAGAGTATTTTTAACAGCCTGTCTTTTGAATAAAGCTAATCTGATCATTCTGGATGAGCCTACGAAAGAGCTTGATATTATGGGACAAAAAGATTTGTATACCCTAATTCAAAATCTAAGAAATGAATTTGGTATTACAATATTTATTATTTCGCATGATCTCCATACTGTTGTTCAAGAATCAGACTACGTTTTATGTCTTAACAAACATTTGTGCTGTTACGGTAAGCCTTATGCTGATAATGTTTTGGAAAGCATAGGCTTTTATAAACATTCACATAATCACAGCCATTCTTAA
- a CDS encoding ankyrin repeat domain-containing protein translates to MNLHEAIRNGDTATAKRLIEEGASLWFMINYNTPAHAAAAEGNIEILELIKEHDGPINYIPCRDRLVKTKGRPSFKSTPVNSGPVGVAVAHDQLKVVKWFEQQDEIDFHNLGYGKRVSLEDAASNNAVNVTRYLARKGFELYIPNGYYISGVFTRHHYNQGIDAVLLLLSKGDVFRLKALPFEYEKFYALGSYILKDPEVFLKCGNTVLENLAGGLNILSTCLREQKEPEIKEYAESMLPNLMHFIRSNDFNFKVLGQNCKTVDDIQELSFQADKVLEIYERNKSYLSILSEVHKLLLSTNPKILELKEDAKQLEIKSIECGFFKLGFQEGLEETEKGVYKKIISLKPELFIELLDYFDPQRTSCLSELELLDSGEYDIEAVGEAEG, encoded by the coding sequence ATGAATTTACATGAAGCGATCAGAAATGGTGACACCGCAACTGCGAAGCGGCTAATAGAAGAGGGAGCATCTTTGTGGTTTATGATTAATTATAATACTCCTGCTCATGCCGCTGCTGCAGAAGGTAATATAGAAATATTAGAGCTGATCAAAGAACATGATGGGCCGATTAATTACATTCCTTGTAGAGATAGATTAGTAAAAACAAAGGGTAGACCATCTTTTAAGTCCACACCGGTTAATTCTGGTCCTGTAGGAGTTGCTGTTGCTCATGATCAATTAAAAGTAGTTAAATGGTTTGAACAACAAGATGAAATAGATTTTCATAATTTAGGTTACGGAAAGAGGGTAAGTTTAGAAGATGCTGCTAGCAACAATGCTGTAAATGTAACAAGATATCTTGCCAGAAAAGGTTTTGAATTGTACATACCCAATGGTTATTATATTTCTGGCGTATTCACACGCCATCATTATAATCAAGGTATAGATGCTGTATTGTTACTATTGAGTAAAGGAGACGTATTTAGATTGAAAGCACTGCCGTTTGAGTATGAAAAATTTTATGCATTAGGTTCATACATATTAAAAGATCCAGAGGTATTTTTAAAGTGTGGAAACACCGTATTAGAAAATTTAGCTGGTGGGTTGAATATCCTAAGTACATGTCTTAGAGAACAAAAAGAGCCAGAAATTAAAGAATATGCTGAGAGTATGCTACCCAACTTAATGCATTTTATTAGGTCAAATGATTTTAATTTTAAGGTATTAGGGCAGAATTGTAAAACCGTCGATGATATTCAGGAACTATCATTCCAAGCTGATAAAGTATTAGAAATTTATGAGCGTAATAAAAGTTACTTATCGATTTTATCTGAGGTTCATAAGTTATTATTAAGTACGAATCCAAAAATCTTAGAGCTTAAAGAAGATGCTAAGCAATTGGAAATAAAATCAATCGAATGTGGTTTTTTTAAATTAGGTTTTCAGGAAGGCTTGGAAGAGACGGAAAAGGGTGTGTATAAAAAAATTATCTCTTTAAAACCCGAATTATTTATTGAACTACTTGACTATTTCGATCCACAGCGAACTTCTTGCTTATCTGAACTAGAACTACTTGATTCTGGGGAATATGATATAGAAGCTGTAGGAGAAGCTGAAGGTTAA
- a CDS encoding NAD-glutamate dehydrogenase domain-containing protein, with amino-acid sequence MLVQNLQQTGSFDLNNTITSAIANYLQQLDYHKKSVTTQETLDKYQDISDSLIDLFEARFNPQNLKSQETLIEKINNNITAINNEKEAEILKNCLEIISATVRTNAYLGKNYISFKINPGKIPNVPKPVPYAEIFVFSQDFEGLHLRAGKVARGGLRWSDRLDDYRTECLGLVKSQHIKNAVIVPVGAKGVFIIKNLERISPLDRNDHVVNCYKNFLRGMLDITDNVINGQIIPPASIVAYDEADPYLVVAADKGTATFSNYANQVATEYNFWLEDAFASGGTTGYDHKEISITSKGAWISLLDHLKTSNLKLEDVTFLGIGDMSGDVFGNGMLSSDKINLVAAFDHRHIFIDPNPSNQLASFAERKRLFDKPKSDWSDYNAELISKGGGVFSRKLQNIELSPEIQALIQINETSLTPNELIRALLTSKVDVIWNGGIGTYIKATFETDEDIADHQNDALRVNGKDVQAKIIVEGGNLGLSQNGRIEYSLRGGKVNADFIDNVAGVNCSDHEVNIKICLGEAIKKNKISLPERNSIIANMAQEVVEHVLASNYDQAQSISIAENSPIFTLKLFSNNIAYLEGIGLLDRAVNNLPSHNELKKRENSNIKFTRPEIATLLSYSKKYVYNSLLVSNILEDTYFKDNILPNYFPTAMRNNFAEEIQKHQLHNEIIATIIANKIVNQLNGAFIVDMITHLNKPVTAIVKAFVVTNQVFKLDETWNSFIHSNTNIQSQITHWSEIMKRTINAISWLVQNTDVENRSIDNLIQDAKKIEAEV; translated from the coding sequence ATGTTAGTCCAAAACCTTCAACAGACCGGCTCATTTGATTTGAACAATACTATAACTAGCGCAATCGCAAACTATTTGCAGCAGCTAGACTATCACAAAAAATCTGTTACTACCCAAGAGACCTTAGATAAATATCAAGATATTTCGGACAGTCTTATAGATCTATTCGAAGCAAGGTTTAATCCCCAAAATTTAAAATCTCAAGAAACTTTAATCGAAAAAATTAATAACAATATCACTGCTATTAATAATGAAAAAGAAGCTGAGATTCTAAAAAATTGCCTAGAGATTATTTCGGCTACAGTAAGGACTAACGCATATCTAGGAAAAAACTATATTTCTTTCAAGATCAATCCAGGTAAAATTCCGAATGTTCCTAAACCTGTGCCTTATGCTGAAATTTTTGTATTTAGTCAGGATTTTGAAGGCTTACATTTAAGAGCGGGTAAGGTTGCAAGAGGCGGCCTTCGTTGGTCTGATAGATTAGACGACTACAGAACTGAATGTTTAGGTTTAGTGAAGTCTCAACATATCAAAAACGCAGTAATTGTGCCCGTAGGAGCAAAGGGAGTATTTATCATCAAAAATTTGGAGCGCATTAGTCCATTAGATAGAAATGATCACGTTGTGAACTGCTATAAAAACTTTTTAAGAGGAATGCTTGATATTACTGATAACGTCATCAACGGACAAATTATACCCCCAGCAAGCATTGTTGCATATGATGAAGCAGACCCGTATCTTGTGGTTGCCGCAGATAAAGGGACAGCAACATTCTCAAATTACGCAAACCAAGTTGCAACAGAATATAACTTTTGGCTAGAAGATGCTTTTGCATCAGGAGGTACAACTGGATATGATCATAAAGAAATCAGCATCACTTCAAAAGGAGCTTGGATTTCACTACTTGATCACCTCAAAACCTCAAATCTCAAATTAGAAGATGTGACATTCTTAGGAATCGGAGATATGTCAGGGGATGTTTTTGGTAATGGTATGCTTTCGTCGGATAAAATAAACTTAGTTGCAGCATTTGACCATAGACATATCTTTATTGATCCAAATCCGTCTAACCAGCTAGCAAGCTTTGCGGAAAGAAAGCGTTTATTTGATAAGCCCAAATCAGATTGGTCAGATTATAATGCCGAATTAATATCCAAAGGAGGCGGAGTTTTTTCACGTAAGCTGCAAAATATAGAATTATCACCTGAAATACAAGCTCTAATACAGATAAATGAAACATCTCTTACACCAAACGAGCTAATTAGAGCTTTATTAACGTCAAAAGTAGATGTTATTTGGAATGGAGGAATTGGAACATATATCAAGGCTACATTTGAAACAGATGAAGACATAGCGGATCATCAAAATGATGCACTGCGCGTTAATGGCAAAGATGTACAGGCTAAAATAATTGTTGAAGGTGGTAACCTAGGATTATCCCAAAATGGACGTATCGAGTATTCTTTGCGTGGGGGCAAGGTAAACGCTGACTTTATCGATAATGTTGCAGGAGTAAATTGCTCAGATCATGAAGTTAATATCAAAATTTGCTTAGGAGAAGCTATAAAGAAAAATAAGATCTCTTTACCTGAGCGCAACAGCATTATTGCTAATATGGCCCAAGAAGTCGTTGAACATGTCCTTGCAAGCAATTACGATCAAGCACAAAGTATATCCATAGCTGAAAACTCACCTATATTCACTCTCAAACTTTTCAGCAACAATATAGCTTATCTTGAAGGAATAGGATTACTCGATAGAGCAGTTAATAACCTACCTTCACACAATGAACTAAAGAAAAGAGAGAATAGTAATATAAAATTTACAAGACCCGAAATAGCAACCTTACTTTCATACAGCAAAAAGTACGTATATAACAGCTTGCTCGTTTCAAACATACTAGAAGATACGTATTTTAAAGATAACATATTGCCTAACTATTTTCCTACGGCAATGAGAAATAACTTTGCTGAGGAAATTCAGAAGCACCAGTTACACAATGAAATTATTGCGACTATTATCGCTAATAAAATTGTAAATCAGTTAAACGGTGCTTTTATAGTAGATATGATCACTCATTTAAATAAACCTGTGACAGCTATCGTAAAAGCATTCGTTGTTACAAACCAGGTTTTCAAATTAGATGAAACTTGGAATAGCTTTATTCATTCCAATACCAACATTCAATCACAGATTACGCATTGGTCTGAGATTATGAAACGCACCATTAATGCAATTTCTTGGCTAGTGCAAAATACAGATGTGGAGAATAGAAGTATCGATAACTTAATTCAAGACGCAAAAAAAATCGAAGCCGAAGTTTAA